In Mycteria americana isolate JAX WOST 10 ecotype Jacksonville Zoo and Gardens chromosome 3, USCA_MyAme_1.0, whole genome shotgun sequence, a single genomic region encodes these proteins:
- the SLC66A3 gene encoding solute carrier family 66 member 3 isoform X2 yields the protein MAPTLLDLAHWSTWAVCAVIKLPQLAAVLAARSARGVSVGSILLELAGFLVFLRYQIYYGYPLQTYLEYPIIIAQDVILLLFILRFSGNMKRALFYAVTFLGGWYMLTLRKWIIDLAMNLCTLISAASKLAQLRCLWQTKDSGQVSALTWSMSAYTCAILIRFITMLILNIWVTATILHYRKTKKTD from the exons ATGGCGCCGACGCTGCTGGACCTGGCCCACTGGAGCACCTGGGCGGTGTGCGCGGTGATCAAGCTGCCGCAGCTGGCGGCGGTGCTGGCGGCCAGGTCGGCGCGGGGGGTCAGCGTGGGCAGCATCCTGCTGGAGCTGGCCGG CTTCCTTGTGTTTCTGAGGTACCAGATTTATTACGGTTACCCACTGCAGACATACCTGGAATATCCCATCATCATTGcacaag atgtCATTCTCCTTTTGTTTATTCTGCGCTTCAGTGGAAACATGAAACGAGCTTTGTTCTATGCAGTCAC ATTTTTGGGGGGCTGGTACATGCTAACACTGCGGAAGTGGATAATAGACCTGGCCATG AATTTGTGCACGCTCATCAGTGCGGCCAGTAAACTGGCTCAGCTGCGGTGTCTCTGGCAGACAAAAGATTCTGGACAAGTGAGCGCCTTGACCTGGAGTATGTCTGCATATACCTGCGCAA ttCTCATCCGTTTCATAACCATGCTCATTCTCAATATTTGGGTCACAGCCACAATCCTGCACTACAGGAAAACTAAAAAGACTGATTAG
- the CIMIP5 gene encoding ciliary microtubule inner protein 5 has product MDKLGKGSGFRRNTLVRSWQPATTPLEQPASAPSVSLGSTQPRRPVIAQPAARAWADEQAALQQDQVQQDKIWRESVEAEQRGRKIWYQNWSFLKDYDQMGKKKEQKPLPNYIPVFSSKVPNSTNQTIGSRMNTELGRALVNIDYFFSSGARKRKLEGELQLS; this is encoded by the exons ATGGACAAGTTGGGAAAGGGTTCTGGATTCAGGAGAAATACTTTGGTTAGGTCTTGGCAACCAGCAACCACACCTCTGGAGCAACCAGCCTCAGCTCCATCTGTGTCTCTCGGCAGCACCCAACCCAGAAGACCTGTCATTGCACAACCGGCTGCTCGGGCCTGGGCAGatgagcaggcagcactgcagcaggacCAGGTTCAACAGGATAAGATCTGGAGAGAGTCTGTGGAGGctgaacagagaggaagaaaaatctg GTACCAGAACTGGAGTTTCCTAAAGGACTATGACCAAATG GGtaagaaaaaggagcagaagccACTGCCAAACTATATACCTGTGTTCTCAAGCAAAGTTCCCAACTCGACCAACCAGACCATTGGCAGTCGAATGAATACTGAACTTGGCAGGGCTCTGGTAAACATCGATTACTTCTTCAGCAGCGGAGCACgaaaaagaaaacttgagggtGAGCTCCAGCTTTCCTAG
- the SLC66A3 gene encoding solute carrier family 66 member 3 isoform X1 produces MAPTLLDLAHWSTWAVCAVIKLPQLAAVLAARSARGVSVGSILLELAGFLVFLRYQIYYGYPLQTYLEYPIIIAQDVILLLFILRFSGNMKRALFYAVTFLGGWYMLTLRKWIIDLAMNLCTLISAASKLAQLRCLWQTKDSGQVSALTWSMSAYTCATRIVTTVMTTNDLAVLIRFITMLILNIWVTATILHYRKTKKTD; encoded by the exons ATGGCGCCGACGCTGCTGGACCTGGCCCACTGGAGCACCTGGGCGGTGTGCGCGGTGATCAAGCTGCCGCAGCTGGCGGCGGTGCTGGCGGCCAGGTCGGCGCGGGGGGTCAGCGTGGGCAGCATCCTGCTGGAGCTGGCCGG CTTCCTTGTGTTTCTGAGGTACCAGATTTATTACGGTTACCCACTGCAGACATACCTGGAATATCCCATCATCATTGcacaag atgtCATTCTCCTTTTGTTTATTCTGCGCTTCAGTGGAAACATGAAACGAGCTTTGTTCTATGCAGTCAC ATTTTTGGGGGGCTGGTACATGCTAACACTGCGGAAGTGGATAATAGACCTGGCCATG AATTTGTGCACGCTCATCAGTGCGGCCAGTAAACTGGCTCAGCTGCGGTGTCTCTGGCAGACAAAAGATTCTGGACAAGTGAGCGCCTTGACCTGGAGTATGTCTGCATATACCTGCGCAA CAAGAATAGTTACAACTGTAATGACTACGAATGATCTCGCAG ttCTCATCCGTTTCATAACCATGCTCATTCTCAATATTTGGGTCACAGCCACAATCCTGCACTACAGGAAAACTAAAAAGACTGATTAG
- the SLC66A3 gene encoding solute carrier family 66 member 3 isoform X3, with protein sequence MAPTLLDLAHWSTWAVCAVIKLPQLAAVLAARSARGVSVGSILLELAGFLVFLRYQIYYGYPLQTYLEYPIIIAQDVILLLFILRFSGNMKRALFYAVTFLGGWYMLTLRKWIIDLAMNLCTLISAASKLAQLRCLWQTKDSGQVSALTWSMSAYTCANLYSTTVGKNLA encoded by the exons ATGGCGCCGACGCTGCTGGACCTGGCCCACTGGAGCACCTGGGCGGTGTGCGCGGTGATCAAGCTGCCGCAGCTGGCGGCGGTGCTGGCGGCCAGGTCGGCGCGGGGGGTCAGCGTGGGCAGCATCCTGCTGGAGCTGGCCGG CTTCCTTGTGTTTCTGAGGTACCAGATTTATTACGGTTACCCACTGCAGACATACCTGGAATATCCCATCATCATTGcacaag atgtCATTCTCCTTTTGTTTATTCTGCGCTTCAGTGGAAACATGAAACGAGCTTTGTTCTATGCAGTCAC ATTTTTGGGGGGCTGGTACATGCTAACACTGCGGAAGTGGATAATAGACCTGGCCATG AATTTGTGCACGCTCATCAGTGCGGCCAGTAAACTGGCTCAGCTGCGGTGTCTCTGGCAGACAAAAGATTCTGGACAAGTGAGCGCCTTGACCTGGAGTATGTCTGCATATACCTGCGCAA ATCTTTACTCAACCACAGTAGGTAAAAATCTTGCCTAA